One Desmodus rotundus isolate HL8 chromosome 4, HLdesRot8A.1, whole genome shotgun sequence DNA segment encodes these proteins:
- the PRXL2A gene encoding peroxiredoxin-like 2A isoform X2: MGMWSIGAGALGAAALALLLANTDIFLSKPQQATLEYLEEIELKTLEKEPRTFKAKELWEKNGAVIMAVRRPGCFLCREEAAELSSLKPKLDELGIPLYAVVKEQIKTEVEDFQPYFKGKIFLDEKKMFYGPQKRKMMFMGFVRLGVWNNFFRAWNGGFSGNLEGEGFILGGVFVLGSGKQGILLEHREKEFGDKVNPSSVLEAARKVKPQTSASEKK; encoded by the exons ATGGGGATGTGGTCGATTGGTgcaggggccctgggggctgCCGCCCTGGCACTGTTGCTGGCCAACACGGACATATTTCTGTCTAAGCCGCAGCAAGCAACCCTGGAGTATCTGGAAGAAATAGAACTGAAAACACTGGAGAAGG aacCAAGGACTTTCAAAGCAAAGGAGCTCTGGGAAAAGAATGGAGCTGTGATTATGGCTGTGCGGAGGCCAGGCTGTTTTCTCTGTCGAGAG GAAGCTGCAGAACTGTCCTCCCTGAAGCCCAAGTTGGATGAACTGGGTATCCCTCTCTACGCAGTGGTGAAGGAGCAGATCAAAACTGAAGTGGAGGACTTCCAGCCTTATTTCAAGGGAAAAATCTTCCTGGATGAAAAG AAAATGTTCTACGGCCCGCAAAAGCGGAAGATGATGTTCATGGGATTTGTCCGGCTGGGTGTCTGGAACAACTTCTTCCGGGCCTGGAATGGAGGCTTCTCTGGGAACCTAGAAGGCGAAGGCTTCATCCTCGGGGGAGTTTTTGTACTGGGATCAGGAAAGCAG GGCATTCTTCTCGAGCACCGAGAAAAAGAATTTGGAGATAAAGTAAACCCATCTTCTGTTCTGGAAGCTGCTAGAAAAGTCAAACCACAGACTTCAGCCTCAGAGAAGAAGTGA
- the PRXL2A gene encoding peroxiredoxin-like 2A isoform X1, translating to MSFLQDPSFFTMGMWSIGAGALGAAALALLLANTDIFLSKPQQATLEYLEEIELKTLEKEPRTFKAKELWEKNGAVIMAVRRPGCFLCREEAAELSSLKPKLDELGIPLYAVVKEQIKTEVEDFQPYFKGKIFLDEKKMFYGPQKRKMMFMGFVRLGVWNNFFRAWNGGFSGNLEGEGFILGGVFVLGSGKQGILLEHREKEFGDKVNPSSVLEAARKVKPQTSASEKK from the exons ATGTCTTTCCTCCAGGATCCAAGTTTCTTCACCATGGGGATGTGGTCGATTGGTgcaggggccctgggggctgCCGCCCTGGCACTGTTGCTGGCCAACACGGACATATTTCTGTCTAAGCCGCAGCAAGCAACCCTGGAGTATCTGGAAGAAATAGAACTGAAAACACTGGAGAAGG aacCAAGGACTTTCAAAGCAAAGGAGCTCTGGGAAAAGAATGGAGCTGTGATTATGGCTGTGCGGAGGCCAGGCTGTTTTCTCTGTCGAGAG GAAGCTGCAGAACTGTCCTCCCTGAAGCCCAAGTTGGATGAACTGGGTATCCCTCTCTACGCAGTGGTGAAGGAGCAGATCAAAACTGAAGTGGAGGACTTCCAGCCTTATTTCAAGGGAAAAATCTTCCTGGATGAAAAG AAAATGTTCTACGGCCCGCAAAAGCGGAAGATGATGTTCATGGGATTTGTCCGGCTGGGTGTCTGGAACAACTTCTTCCGGGCCTGGAATGGAGGCTTCTCTGGGAACCTAGAAGGCGAAGGCTTCATCCTCGGGGGAGTTTTTGTACTGGGATCAGGAAAGCAG GGCATTCTTCTCGAGCACCGAGAAAAAGAATTTGGAGATAAAGTAAACCCATCTTCTGTTCTGGAAGCTGCTAGAAAAGTCAAACCACAGACTTCAGCCTCAGAGAAGAAGTGA